One Actinoplanes missouriensis 431 DNA segment encodes these proteins:
- a CDS encoding DUF3817 domain-containing protein: MQGALTRYRTIAWIVGVFLIALVLIGMPLKYLADNDTVVAMIGPLHGFLYMVYLVLTFDLARRAKWPFGRMVIVMLAGTIPFFSFWAERQVTRRWVPGVSPEPALSN; the protein is encoded by the coding sequence GTGCAGGGAGCCCTGACCCGATACCGCACCATCGCCTGGATCGTCGGCGTGTTCCTCATCGCCCTGGTCCTCATCGGCATGCCGCTGAAGTACCTGGCGGACAACGACACGGTGGTCGCGATGATCGGCCCGCTGCACGGCTTCCTCTACATGGTCTATCTGGTGCTCACCTTCGACCTGGCGCGCCGGGCGAAGTGGCCGTTCGGCCGAATGGTGATCGTCATGCTGGCCGGCACCATTCCGTTCTTCTCGTTCTGGGCCGAACGACAGGTGACCCGGCGCTGGGTTCCGGGTGTCTCGCCCGAACCGGCACTGAGCAATTAG
- a CDS encoding C40 family peptidase: MVALTAFAITLSGAPAAHAAPSAAELKKKIKAAEEKLEDVTESYNKMRLDVKATKADVKQLEESLKPTKIALAAATAKVETIATTTYMQGRTGGVTVLVSGQQGELLERLTFLEQIARENQQDIDEFTETTQTFAERKAALKTTQAKQSAQVKELGDRKKKIEADLKKLYDMRETAFGSPTEDTGSYTGKVPSIAGSAGKAVSYAFGAIGKPYGYGDDGPNSYDCSGLTSAAWAAAGKSLPHNAAAQYSATARISKSDLRPGDLVFYRSNGHVALYVGDGKIIDAPSAGRDVLHRTINIMTPNGYGRVK, encoded by the coding sequence GTGGTCGCACTGACCGCGTTCGCGATCACCCTGTCGGGAGCACCCGCCGCTCACGCGGCCCCGTCCGCCGCTGAGCTCAAGAAGAAGATCAAGGCGGCCGAGGAGAAGCTGGAAGACGTCACCGAGTCGTACAACAAGATGCGGCTCGACGTGAAGGCGACGAAGGCCGACGTGAAGCAACTCGAAGAGTCGCTGAAGCCGACCAAGATCGCTCTCGCCGCGGCCACCGCCAAGGTGGAGACGATCGCGACCACCACCTACATGCAGGGCCGGACCGGCGGCGTCACCGTCCTGGTCTCCGGCCAGCAGGGTGAGCTGCTGGAGCGGCTCACCTTCCTGGAGCAGATCGCCCGGGAGAACCAGCAGGACATCGACGAGTTCACCGAGACCACGCAGACGTTCGCGGAGCGCAAGGCCGCCCTGAAGACCACTCAGGCCAAGCAGTCCGCTCAGGTCAAGGAACTCGGCGACCGGAAGAAGAAGATCGAGGCGGACCTCAAGAAGCTGTACGACATGCGGGAGACCGCGTTCGGCAGCCCCACCGAGGACACCGGGTCGTACACCGGCAAGGTCCCGAGCATCGCCGGCTCGGCGGGCAAGGCGGTCTCCTACGCCTTCGGCGCCATCGGCAAGCCGTACGGCTACGGCGACGACGGCCCGAACTCCTACGACTGCTCCGGCCTCACCTCGGCGGCGTGGGCGGCAGCGGGCAAGTCGCTGCCACACAACGCTGCCGCGCAGTACAGCGCCACCGCGCGGATCAGCAAGTCCGACCTCAGGCCGGGCGACCTGGTCTTCTATCGATCGAACGGCCACGTCGCCCTCTACGTCGGCGACGGCAAGATAATCGACGCGCCCTCCGCGGGGCGCGACGTGCTCCACCGGACGATCAACATCATGACCCCCAACGGCTACGGCCGGGTCAAGTAA
- a CDS encoding DUF6158 family protein has protein sequence MTDARFEDGAAVVFDTGIDPAGLADDDLFRELGSLYRTRLQTLRHGPDAALENHFKRTAELETEYMARYPGREVDPSRLTQDF, from the coding sequence ATGACTGATGCGCGATTCGAGGACGGTGCGGCGGTGGTGTTCGACACCGGCATCGACCCGGCCGGACTGGCCGACGACGATCTGTTCCGGGAACTCGGCAGTCTGTACCGGACCCGGCTGCAGACGCTGCGGCACGGACCGGACGCCGCGCTGGAGAACCACTTCAAGCGCACGGCCGAGCTGGAGACCGAGTACATGGCCCGGTACCCGGGGCGTGAGGTCGACCCGAGCCGCCTCACCCAGGACTTCTGA
- a CDS encoding GAF and ANTAR domain-containing protein — protein sequence MSVPQRRVPAVPSGTRSLRRTLTSRRNRRSASALVTVAGGPHPVELAGLLHELTVRLLSADTLPRALDRLTALAVGSLPGAVRCSVALIGEGGPLMEATSGSAGETFDRQQYEVSLGPGLEAARTRSLVTAADLCEDDRWPQLREAAAASGVRAVAAVPLDVRRTAVGALSVYLANPGEPAPELLVTAMALAGQAEVLLGELGRRAALTEGAEVDRAVGVIIAQRGCGVQEAYAVLQESAQRLGLDRRVVAERLVAAAARKSSS from the coding sequence GTGTCCGTACCGCAACGTCGCGTCCCGGCCGTGCCCTCGGGCACGCGCTCGCTCCGGCGTACCCTCACCTCCCGCAGAAACCGGCGATCGGCGTCCGCGCTGGTCACGGTGGCCGGCGGGCCCCACCCGGTGGAACTCGCCGGGCTCCTGCACGAACTGACCGTCCGGCTTCTCTCGGCGGACACGCTGCCGCGTGCCCTGGACCGCCTCACCGCTCTCGCCGTGGGCTCGCTGCCGGGCGCGGTGCGCTGCTCGGTCGCGCTGATCGGTGAGGGCGGCCCCCTCATGGAGGCCACGTCCGGCTCGGCGGGGGAGACCTTCGACCGTCAGCAGTACGAGGTGAGCCTCGGACCGGGTCTCGAAGCGGCCCGGACCCGATCCCTGGTGACCGCCGCGGACCTCTGCGAGGACGATCGCTGGCCGCAGTTGCGCGAGGCGGCGGCCGCGAGCGGGGTGCGTGCCGTGGCGGCGGTCCCGCTCGACGTGCGGCGCACCGCCGTCGGGGCGCTCAGCGTCTACCTGGCGAACCCCGGTGAGCCCGCGCCGGAACTGCTGGTCACCGCGATGGCGCTGGCCGGGCAGGCGGAAGTGCTGCTCGGCGAGCTGGGCCGGCGTGCGGCGCTCACCGAGGGCGCCGAGGTCGACCGGGCGGTCGGAGTGATCATCGCGCAGCGCGGGTGCGGGGTCCAGGAGGCCTACGCGGTGCTGCAGGAGAGCGCTCAGCGGCTCGGCCTGGACCGCCGGGTGGTCGCCGAGCGACTGGTCGCCGCGGCGGCTCGCAAATCCAGCAGCTGA
- a CDS encoding antibiotic biosynthesis monooxygenase family protein, with the protein MAVVKINAIEVPEGAGPELEKRFAARHGAVENSPGFLGFELLRPVAGDNRYFVYTRWESEEDFQNWANGSAKEAHAGERSRPVASGASLLEFEVVQQVQKPAS; encoded by the coding sequence ATGGCTGTTGTGAAGATCAACGCGATTGAGGTCCCCGAGGGCGCCGGCCCCGAGCTGGAGAAGCGGTTCGCGGCCCGGCACGGCGCCGTGGAGAACTCCCCCGGCTTCCTCGGGTTCGAGCTGCTGCGCCCGGTGGCCGGCGACAACCGGTACTTCGTCTACACCCGCTGGGAGTCCGAGGAGGACTTCCAGAACTGGGCGAACGGCAGCGCCAAGGAGGCGCACGCCGGTGAGCGCAGCCGCCCGGTGGCGTCCGGCGCGAGCCTGCTGGAGTTCGAGGTCGTCCAGCAGGTCCAGAAGCCTGCGAGCTGA
- a CDS encoding class I SAM-dependent methyltransferase → MLPTTELRPVPLAPEIRLHLADREQRLFGGEFHSDQPLPFWAFVWAGGQSLARYLLDHPAEATGKRVLDVATGSGVAGIAAGLCGAASVAVTDIDPAAVAAARRNAAANGVTVADDEPDPELVLAGDVFYSPAVAPQMTSFLRAARKAGATVLVGDPGRGYFPERLFELVTEYTVPVPAALEETESLVTGVWRLK, encoded by the coding sequence GTGCTCCCCACCACCGAACTACGACCCGTACCCCTCGCGCCGGAGATCCGCCTGCACCTGGCGGACCGTGAGCAGCGCCTCTTCGGCGGCGAGTTCCACAGCGACCAGCCGCTGCCGTTCTGGGCGTTCGTCTGGGCCGGCGGCCAGTCACTGGCCCGCTATCTGCTCGACCACCCCGCCGAGGCGACCGGCAAGCGCGTCCTGGACGTGGCGACCGGTTCCGGGGTGGCCGGGATAGCCGCCGGGCTGTGCGGCGCCGCGTCGGTGGCCGTCACCGACATCGACCCGGCCGCCGTGGCCGCCGCCCGTCGCAATGCCGCCGCGAACGGCGTGACGGTCGCCGACGACGAGCCGGACCCCGAGCTGGTCCTGGCCGGTGACGTCTTCTACAGCCCCGCGGTCGCCCCGCAGATGACGTCGTTCCTGCGCGCGGCCCGCAAGGCGGGCGCCACGGTTCTGGTTGGCGACCCGGGTCGCGGGTACTTCCCGGAGCGCCTCTTCGAGCTGGTCACCGAGTACACCGTTCCGGTGCCCGCGGCGCTGGAGGAGACCGAGTCCCTGGTGACCGGCGTCTGGCGCCTCAAATGA
- a CDS encoding DUF1360 domain-containing protein: protein MALPRPTLTRIAREYAPHEHRPLDGYLVAMGAFGTLSAALVAAAKLSGRPVPDRPSLGDVALLSIATHKLSRLVAKDSVTSPLRAPFTRYTEPAGAAELNEEVRDEGSSVRHGIGELITCPFCLAVWVATGLTGGLVLAPRFTRLAATVLTATAVSDFLQMAYSIAKEKAEG, encoded by the coding sequence ATGGCCCTGCCGCGACCCACGCTCACCCGGATCGCCCGGGAGTACGCGCCGCACGAGCACCGGCCCCTGGACGGTTACCTGGTGGCGATGGGCGCCTTCGGCACGCTCTCCGCGGCCCTCGTGGCCGCCGCCAAGTTGTCCGGCCGCCCGGTGCCGGACCGGCCCTCACTGGGGGACGTCGCGCTGCTGTCGATCGCCACCCACAAGCTCAGCCGGCTGGTCGCCAAGGACTCGGTGACCAGTCCGCTGCGTGCCCCGTTCACCCGGTACACCGAGCCGGCCGGCGCCGCGGAGCTCAACGAGGAGGTCCGGGACGAGGGCAGCAGCGTCCGGCACGGCATCGGCGAGCTGATCACCTGCCCGTTCTGCCTGGCGGTCTGGGTGGCGACCGGGCTGACCGGCGGTCTCGTGCTCGCCCCGCGGTTCACCCGGCTCGCGGCGACGGTGCTCACCGCCACCGCGGTCTCCGACTTCCTGCAGATGGCGTACTCGATCGCGAAGGAGAAGGCCGAGGGCTGA
- the serA gene encoding phosphoglycerate dehydrogenase, whose product MERKMMIDQAKVRVLLLESIHPDAVSRLEEDGFAVESLRNALDESELIERISGVHLLGIRSKTQVTEKVLAAADQLVAIGAFCIGTDQINLTSATSTGVAVFNAPFSNTRSVVELAIAEIIALTRRLTEKNSLMHNGVWDKSADGSHEIRGRRLGIIGYGNIGTQLSVLAENLGMSVSFYDTADKLALSNAHRCASLDELLETSDVVTMHVDGRPGNAGFFGAEQFAKMRPGSLFLNLSRGIVVDHLALRDALKSGHLAGAAIDVFPKEPKGRGDEFVSELRGLPNVILTPHIGGSTEEAQSDIGGFVANKLAKFVTEGNTTLSVNLPGVALPESPGLHRIVHVHVNTPGVLAQVNRIMAEHNVNVEGQLLSTRGEYGYLITDIAAGYSDDVLDQLRAMEQTVRLRVLS is encoded by the coding sequence ATGGAACGGAAGATGATGATCGACCAGGCCAAGGTGCGAGTCCTGCTTCTGGAAAGCATCCATCCCGACGCGGTTTCCCGGCTCGAGGAGGACGGCTTCGCAGTCGAGTCCCTCCGTAACGCTCTCGACGAGTCCGAGCTGATCGAGCGCATTTCCGGCGTGCACCTGCTCGGCATCCGATCCAAGACCCAGGTCACCGAGAAGGTCCTGGCTGCTGCCGACCAGCTCGTCGCGATCGGCGCGTTCTGCATCGGGACCGACCAGATCAACCTGACCAGCGCGACCTCCACCGGTGTGGCCGTCTTCAACGCGCCGTTCTCCAACACCCGCTCGGTCGTCGAGCTCGCGATCGCCGAGATCATCGCGCTGACCCGCCGGCTCACCGAGAAGAACTCGCTGATGCACAACGGCGTGTGGGACAAGTCGGCGGACGGCTCGCACGAGATCCGCGGCCGCCGGCTCGGCATCATCGGTTACGGCAACATCGGCACCCAGCTGTCGGTGCTCGCGGAGAACCTCGGCATGTCGGTCTCGTTCTACGACACCGCCGACAAGCTGGCCCTGAGCAACGCCCACCGCTGCGCCAGCCTGGACGAGCTGCTGGAGACCAGCGACGTCGTCACGATGCACGTGGACGGCCGCCCCGGCAACGCCGGTTTCTTCGGCGCCGAGCAGTTCGCGAAGATGCGCCCCGGCAGCCTCTTCCTCAACCTGTCCCGCGGCATCGTGGTCGACCACCTGGCCCTGCGTGACGCGCTGAAGAGCGGCCACCTGGCCGGCGCCGCGATCGACGTCTTCCCGAAGGAGCCGAAGGGCCGAGGCGACGAGTTCGTCTCCGAGCTGCGCGGCCTGCCGAACGTGATCCTCACGCCGCACATCGGTGGCTCCACCGAGGAGGCGCAGTCCGACATCGGCGGTTTCGTGGCGAACAAGCTGGCGAAGTTCGTGACCGAGGGCAACACCACGCTCAGCGTGAACCTGCCCGGCGTCGCCCTCCCGGAGAGCCCCGGACTGCACCGCATCGTGCACGTCCACGTCAACACGCCGGGCGTGCTCGCCCAGGTCAACCGGATAATGGCCGAGCACAACGTCAACGTCGAGGGTCAGCTGCTCAGCACCCGCGGCGAGTACGGATACCTGATCACCGACATCGCCGCCGGTTACAGCGACGACGTGCTCGACCAGCTCCGCGCCATGGAGCAGACGGTTCGCCTGCGCGTCCTGTCCTGA
- a CDS encoding phosphotransferase: MVAASGVRIGWADLPGRIRERVEQIIGGGPVVEARSQSGGFSPGTADRVRTADGRRAFVKAVSSELNVVSTVMARREVRIATLLPRDAPAPRLLGWFEETEDDGNEWVVLVLEDVEGAHPRTPWVESEIDAAAAALTDLAQALTPAPAVDLPRVPDYIADDFACWGWLAERTPADLDPWLARNLGALGAAADRGLAAISEGETLTHCDIRADNLLVRPDGRIIVVDWPWGAVGPAWLDTVLLSINVLVHGGDASRLLTDVDHDSAVGVIAGFTGYFQWWCRQPPPPSLPTVRAFQRFQGDALIPWLRRHITKTV, from the coding sequence ATGGTGGCGGCGAGTGGTGTGCGCATCGGCTGGGCGGATCTGCCCGGCCGGATCCGGGAGCGGGTCGAGCAGATCATCGGCGGCGGCCCGGTGGTGGAGGCCCGGTCCCAGTCCGGTGGTTTCTCGCCTGGCACTGCTGACCGAGTTCGCACAGCCGACGGGCGACGGGCCTTCGTCAAGGCGGTCTCCTCCGAGCTCAACGTGGTGTCCACGGTGATGGCCCGCCGGGAGGTCCGGATCGCCACCCTGCTGCCGCGGGACGCGCCGGCGCCGCGGTTGCTGGGCTGGTTCGAGGAGACGGAGGACGACGGCAACGAGTGGGTCGTGCTGGTTCTCGAGGATGTGGAGGGCGCTCACCCCCGTACCCCGTGGGTGGAGAGCGAGATCGACGCGGCCGCGGCCGCGCTGACCGACCTTGCCCAGGCACTCACGCCGGCGCCCGCGGTTGATCTGCCCCGGGTGCCCGATTACATCGCCGACGATTTCGCCTGCTGGGGATGGCTCGCCGAGCGAACCCCAGCAGATCTTGACCCCTGGTTGGCGCGGAATCTCGGCGCGCTGGGCGCGGCCGCCGACCGCGGCCTCGCCGCGATCTCCGAGGGCGAGACGCTCACGCACTGCGACATTCGGGCCGACAACCTTCTGGTACGCCCGGACGGCCGCATCATCGTGGTGGACTGGCCGTGGGGAGCGGTGGGCCCGGCGTGGCTGGACACCGTGCTCCTGTCCATCAACGTGCTCGTCCACGGCGGCGACGCCAGTCGTCTCCTGACCGATGTCGATCACGACTCCGCGGTCGGGGTGATCGCCGGATTCACCGGTTATTTCCAGTGGTGGTGCCGGCAGCCACCGCCGCCGAGTCTGCCGACCGTGCGCGCGTTCCAGCGTTTCCAAGGAGACGCGCTGATCCCGTGGCTGCGACGCCACATCACAAAAACCGTCTGA
- a CDS encoding response regulator: MDNGETIRVLVVDGHQTFAELLGHALAGQDDLQWVGHARTGQEALNLAAELTPDVILLDPELSDADGIAIAELIRVRQPDSRVVILTASEEQALVHRATAAGFAGFLSKNGALGDVLNALRTAHGGGMTVSTDILARLLRSTSPVTVPRASGLTAREDEVLQLMAAGLDARAVARRLGISVHTCRGYQKAVLAKLGAHSQLEAVAIATRRGLVRPDPR, translated from the coding sequence ATGGACAACGGCGAGACGATTCGGGTCCTCGTCGTCGATGGTCACCAGACCTTCGCGGAGCTGCTCGGACACGCTCTTGCAGGCCAGGACGACCTCCAGTGGGTGGGTCACGCGCGGACCGGGCAGGAAGCGCTGAACCTCGCCGCCGAGCTGACGCCCGACGTGATCCTGCTCGATCCGGAACTGTCCGATGCCGACGGCATCGCGATCGCCGAGCTGATCCGGGTCCGCCAGCCGGACTCGCGTGTGGTGATCCTCACTGCCAGCGAGGAGCAGGCTCTCGTGCACCGGGCGACGGCCGCCGGATTCGCCGGGTTCCTCTCCAAGAACGGCGCGCTCGGTGACGTGCTGAACGCGCTGCGCACCGCCCACGGCGGCGGGATGACCGTCTCCACCGACATCCTGGCCCGCCTGCTGCGCAGCACCTCGCCGGTCACCGTGCCCCGGGCCAGCGGGCTGACCGCCCGTGAGGACGAGGTGTTGCAGCTGATGGCAGCCGGTCTGGACGCCCGGGCGGTGGCCCGGCGGCTGGGCATCAGCGTGCACACCTGCCGGGGATATCAGAAGGCGGTGCTCGCCAAGCTGGGCGCGCACAGCCAGCTCGAGGCGGTGGCGATCGCCACGCGGCGCGGGCTCGTTCGACCTGACCCGCGGTAA
- a CDS encoding MarR family winged helix-turn-helix transcriptional regulator yields MEQDTARLADEIARFVRSGARFRGMLKVGDLGAEFSALMLLLPLRAQGPMRVTDLAEIKQADPSTISRQVAQLVKAGLARREADPVDGRASRLAVTEAGEAACDRLREARVALLAQALDGWPADRVAVFTDMFEEFNNLIEAHLRLDPTASPRENP; encoded by the coding sequence GTGGAACAGGACACGGCCCGGCTGGCTGACGAGATCGCTCGGTTCGTCCGATCGGGCGCCCGTTTCCGGGGCATGCTCAAGGTCGGAGACCTCGGCGCCGAGTTCTCCGCGCTGATGCTGCTGCTTCCGTTGCGGGCACAGGGCCCGATGCGGGTCACCGACCTCGCCGAGATCAAGCAGGCCGACCCGTCGACGATCAGCCGCCAGGTCGCGCAGCTGGTCAAGGCCGGCCTGGCTCGCCGTGAGGCCGACCCGGTGGACGGCCGGGCCTCCCGGCTCGCGGTCACCGAGGCCGGCGAGGCCGCCTGCGACCGGCTCCGGGAGGCCCGGGTGGCTCTGCTCGCCCAGGCGCTGGACGGGTGGCCGGCCGACCGCGTCGCCGTCTTCACCGACATGTTCGAGGAGTTCAACAATCTGATCGAGGCGCATCTGCGACTCGATCCCACCGCGTCCCCACGGGAGAATCCGTGA
- a CDS encoding MDR family MFS transporter, which translates to MSHPSPPAAKPVEFTHRQILTILGGLMMGMFLAALDQTIMATATRTIADDLHGFDLQAWATTAFLITSTISTPLYGKLSDIYGRRPFFLFAIGIFIVGSFLCGLSTDMWQLAGFRAIQGIGAGGLMSLALAIIGDIVPPRERAKYQGFFLAVFGTASVLGPILGGFFAGADEILGVSGWRWVFFINVPIGIAAMAVVAKVLHLPHHRIPHRIDWPGALTLIIGLVPLLTVAEQGRDWGWSSGRAIACYVIGVLGIIGFVLAERAYKDEALLPLRLFGNRTVAVGSASSTILGMAMFGGLMTVPLYLQIVKGSTATMAGLQMIPFVVGIMTGSIVSGQLISRTGRYRIFPIVGSTLMVAALFLFSRVGADTPLWRTMLVMVLMGLGLGSNMQPMITAVQNAVSPREIGVATGAVTFFRSMGGTLGTAVFLSILFNLLPGNISSAYQDAAKDPAFQQAAADPGQQALLAQAQGGDALSDTSFVSKLTDVVAHPFKVGFSDSVHVVYLIALCIMLVGLVVVLFLPELPLQQRSAQQARAEDALKAENQTPSSGTGEQSARAEPAGSA; encoded by the coding sequence GTGAGTCACCCCAGCCCACCGGCAGCCAAACCGGTGGAATTCACGCACCGCCAGATCCTCACGATCCTGGGCGGCCTGATGATGGGCATGTTCCTGGCCGCGCTGGATCAGACGATCATGGCGACCGCGACCCGGACCATCGCCGACGACCTGCACGGCTTCGACCTGCAGGCCTGGGCCACCACGGCGTTCCTGATCACCTCGACGATCTCCACGCCGCTGTACGGGAAGCTGTCCGACATCTACGGCCGGCGCCCGTTCTTCCTCTTCGCCATCGGGATCTTCATCGTCGGCTCGTTCCTCTGCGGCCTCTCCACCGACATGTGGCAGCTGGCCGGTTTCCGGGCGATCCAGGGCATCGGCGCGGGCGGCCTGATGTCGCTCGCGCTGGCGATCATCGGCGACATCGTGCCGCCTCGCGAGCGCGCCAAGTACCAGGGCTTCTTCCTGGCCGTCTTCGGCACTGCGAGCGTCCTCGGCCCGATCCTCGGCGGTTTCTTCGCCGGCGCCGACGAGATCCTCGGGGTCTCCGGCTGGCGCTGGGTGTTCTTCATCAACGTGCCGATCGGCATCGCCGCGATGGCCGTCGTCGCGAAGGTCCTGCACCTTCCGCACCACCGGATCCCGCACCGGATCGACTGGCCCGGCGCGCTCACCCTGATCATCGGCCTGGTCCCGCTGCTGACCGTCGCCGAGCAGGGCCGCGACTGGGGCTGGAGCTCCGGCCGGGCGATCGCCTGTTACGTGATCGGCGTGCTCGGCATCATCGGGTTCGTCCTGGCCGAGCGGGCGTACAAGGACGAGGCCCTGCTGCCGCTGCGGCTCTTCGGCAACCGCACGGTCGCGGTCGGCTCCGCGTCCAGCACGATCCTCGGCATGGCGATGTTCGGCGGCCTGATGACCGTCCCGCTGTACCTGCAGATCGTGAAGGGCTCCACCGCCACGATGGCCGGCCTCCAGATGATCCCCTTCGTGGTGGGCATCATGACCGGCTCGATCGTCTCCGGTCAGCTGATCTCCCGGACCGGCCGTTACCGAATCTTCCCGATCGTCGGCAGCACCCTCATGGTGGCCGCGCTCTTCCTCTTCTCGAGGGTCGGCGCGGACACCCCGCTCTGGCGGACCATGCTGGTCATGGTGCTGATGGGCCTGGGCCTGGGCAGCAACATGCAGCCGATGATCACCGCCGTGCAGAACGCGGTGTCGCCCCGGGAGATCGGCGTGGCGACCGGCGCCGTCACGTTCTTCCGCTCGATGGGCGGCACGCTCGGCACCGCGGTCTTCCTCTCGATCCTCTTCAACCTGCTGCCCGGCAACATCAGCAGCGCGTACCAGGACGCCGCGAAGGACCCGGCGTTCCAGCAGGCCGCGGCGGACCCCGGGCAGCAGGCGCTGCTCGCGCAGGCACAGGGCGGTGACGCGCTGAGCGACACGTCGTTCGTGAGCAAGCTGACCGACGTGGTGGCGCACCCGTTCAAGGTGGGCTTCTCGGACAGCGTGCACGTGGTCTACCTGATCGCGCTCTGCATCATGCTCGTCGGCCTCGTGGTGGTCCTGTTCCTGCCGGAGCTGCCGCTGCAGCAGCGTTCGGCCCAGCAGGCCCGCGCCGAGGACGCCCTGAAGGCAGAGAACCAAACCCCTTCATCGGGTACGGGTGAGCAGAGCGCCCGCGCCGAACCGGCCGGCTCCGCGTAG
- a CDS encoding DMT family transporter — protein MGSLGWAVGLSLLSAASYATAAVAQERLAEHGHRGLSRWAVALLLTGAGVVLHVIALNFGTVAVVQALGTLTLLFALPIQVMRYRTPMSRAAWLDAGLTVVGLALILSLSVEDPRPALLGEPGVRGLAMITAGVVFVCALAARWAGPRVRAMLLATAAGVAFGIASVLSKAVLASFTTGGAGAVSGLAVAMVLAFSVSGYLIGQLSYRGAGLAVPLATVSVSNPLVAALAGVVLFDERVRFGAVGLVAAGVAALVMGWGVVGLARHTTGGSAQRGAGPGAGPGATPGAGSGAGSGARARPGEGAVESGSGSAVQPG, from the coding sequence ATGGGGTCGCTGGGATGGGCCGTCGGGCTCTCCCTGCTCTCTGCCGCCAGTTACGCGACTGCCGCCGTCGCGCAGGAGCGCCTCGCCGAGCACGGCCATCGCGGGTTGTCCCGGTGGGCGGTCGCGCTGCTGCTCACCGGCGCCGGAGTCGTCCTGCACGTGATCGCGCTCAACTTCGGGACCGTCGCCGTGGTCCAGGCGCTCGGCACGCTGACCCTGCTCTTCGCGCTGCCGATCCAGGTGATGCGGTACCGGACGCCGATGAGTCGCGCCGCCTGGCTGGACGCCGGGCTGACCGTTGTCGGACTCGCGCTGATCCTGTCGCTCTCCGTGGAGGACCCCCGGCCGGCCCTGCTCGGCGAGCCGGGCGTACGCGGCCTCGCCATGATCACCGCCGGGGTGGTGTTCGTCTGCGCGCTGGCCGCCCGATGGGCCGGGCCGCGGGTGCGGGCGATGCTGCTGGCGACCGCGGCGGGTGTCGCGTTCGGGATCGCGTCGGTGCTGTCCAAGGCGGTGCTGGCGTCGTTCACCACCGGCGGCGCGGGCGCGGTGTCCGGGCTGGCGGTGGCGATGGTGCTGGCGTTCTCGGTCAGCGGCTATCTGATCGGCCAGTTGTCGTACCGGGGCGCCGGGCTGGCGGTGCCGCTCGCGACGGTGAGCGTGTCGAACCCGCTGGTGGCGGCGCTGGCGGGAGTCGTGCTGTTCGACGAGCGGGTGCGGTTCGGGGCAGTGGGGCTGGTGGCGGCCGGGGTGGCGGCGCTGGTGATGGGGTGGGGCGTGGTCGGGCTGGCCCGGCACACCACGGGCGGGTCGGCGCAGCGGGGAGCGGGGCCTGGGGCGGGGCCCGGAGCGACGCCCGGAGCGGGGTCCGGTGCGGGGTCCGGGGCGAGGGCTCGGCCGGGCGAGGGTGCGGTCGAGAGCGGCTCGGGGTCGGCGGTCCAGCCCGGGTGA